A window of Maylandia zebra isolate NMK-2024a unplaced genomic scaffold, Mzebra_GT3a scaffold09, whole genome shotgun sequence contains these coding sequences:
- the LOC143415831 gene encoding uncharacterized protein LOC143415831 encodes MVPSQAVDENAASSSPNDATKDCDHDLVPDEMSSLEKCFACGGPFSPLKWSGVRCEVCYQSWHKRCYVSHKVNLTEPLPEVFSEDSSSEGASSEEEYVPDSIADSDSSWDNKSEPLNISCKQVQNSEISSSQSACKTKRPRLESFLERVGQRISEDAESISEDGIGTRQLDVSGVIATAEKSDAEGIVDDSNTTAEDSLKTSSSLRNKTYCYICGKLQTKFTRHLKTHEKSHADVARVLSLPKKSKDRLKMLSKLRNKGNHRHNSEVIASGIGSLKTRRTSKKPYKGKDYIHCIYCEALYLKRDLWRHVRKCSSKPVEANSEGGRKKVLSLACMSESALCQQVSPGVWKILAVMKDDEITSTVRSDFSILQLAQSFFNKHGKDPTKFDYIRQTLRECGRLLLTLRKECSIHTFEDAVRPANFNVVIKAVKKVCGYDEEKNCYSTPSLALKLGHSLQKVCDIIHCRALMAEDSALIKSTQSFKTLYATKWSELISHTALTTLNERHFNKPSTLPFTEDVQRLHRHLEKTTEQALKDLEEHSSPKSYSELCKATMANVILFNRRRGGEISKMTLNGFQERDTSTLHKDVAIGLTKFELYLCQHFSRVELRGKRGRKVAVLLSPDMVNAITRLTEKRQDCGVLAENIFLFARPHCLTPYRGQDCLRIYATECGAENPEHLRSTQLRKHVATLSQILNLKNHELDQVANFLGHDIRVHREYYRLPEATTQLAKISKLLIAMEKGSLKSLQGKTLEEIEIEDNLQLTDSSEESEVGAEREEVGAEREEVGAEREEVGAEREEVGAEREEVGAEREEVGAEREEVGAEREEVGAEREVNEGNLVYPQIDSIDTRMMKKVVKEPPAQSKNGAGKVIEPNRILNKEMKPSSKKKTNEQSASLENARRVKKHPWSPTEVAAIMNYFGEHIKKGKLATIIECQQCKTAEDPALAGRSIQNIRDFVRNRGVSLKKKENPM; translated from the exons ATGGTGCCATCTCAGGCTGTGGATGAGAATGCAGCCAGTTCCTCTCCTAACGACGCAACAAAG GACTGCGATCATGATCTAGTCCCTGACGAAATGTCAAgtttagaaaaatgttttgcatgTGGAGGACCTTTTTCGCCTTTGAAATGGAGTGGTGTGAGATGTGAAg TTTGCTACCAGTCCTGGCACAAAAGATGTTATGTTAGCCACAAGGTGAACCTCACTGAACCTCTTCCAGAG GTCTTTAGTGAAGATAGTTCAAGTGAGGGGGCTTCATCAGAAGAGGAATATGTGCCAGATTCTATAGCTGACTCAGACAGCTCATGGGACAACAAATCAGAGCCTTTAAATATAAGTTGCAAACAAGTACAGAACTCTGAGATCTCCAGCAGTCAATCTGCTTGCAAAACGAAAAGACCTCGCCTAGAAAGTTTTTTAGAGAGAGTAGGACAAAGAATTTCAGAAGATGCCGAATCAATATCTGAAGATGGAATTGGCACAAGACAGCTCGACGTATCAGGGGTTATTGCCACAGCAGAAAAGTCTGATGCTGAAGGCATTGTTGATGACTCTAATACTACGGCTGAAGATTCCTTAAAAACATCCTCctcactaagaaacaaaacatactgCTACATTTGTGGAAAACTACAGACAAAGTTTACACGTCATTTAAAAACTCATGAGAAATCACATGCAGATGTTGCTCGAGTTTTAAGTCTTCCCAAGAAGTCCAAAGACCGTTTGAAAATGCTTTCTAAGCTGCGAAACAAAGGAAACCACAGACATAACTCGGAGGTCATCGCAAGTGGGATTGGATCATTAAAAACCAGACGCACATCAAAAAAACCCTACAAAGGAAAAGACTATATTCACTGCATTTATTGCGAGGCATTATATCTTAAAAGAGATCTTTGGAGACATGTTCGTAAATGTTCTTCAAAACCAGTGGAGGCCAATTCAGAGGGGGGACGAAAAAAGGTCTTGTCCCTGGCCTGTATGAGTGAGTCAGCTCTGTGTCAGCAAGTTTCCCCCGGTGTTTGGAAGATATTAGCTGTCATGAAAGATGATGAAATAACTTCTACTGTGCGAAGTGACTTCTCTATTCTTCAGCTTGCTCAATCATTCTTTAACAAACATGGGAAAGATCCCACCAAATTTGACTACATTCGCCAGACACTCCGAGAATGTGGAAGACTTCTGCTCACACTTCGGAAAGAATGCTCAATACACACTTTTGAGGATGCTGTAAGACCTGCAAATTTCAATGTGGTTATCAAAGCTGTTAAGAAGGTGTGTGGGTATGATGAAGAAAAGAACTGCTACTCGACTCCAAGCCTTGCTTTAAAGTTGGGACACTCACTGCAGAAAGTCTGTGATATTATACATTGCAGAGCACTGATGGCAGAAGACAGTGCACTGATAAAGTCAACCCAGAGTTTCAAAACCCTTTATGCTACAAAGTGGTCAGAACTCATCTCCCATACTGCATTAACCACACTAAACGAGCGGCACTTCAACAAGCCTTCCACACTTCCTTTCACAGAAGATGTTCAGCGTCTTCATAGACATCTGGAGAAGACTACAGAACAAGCACTGAAGGACTTGGAAGAGCATAGTTCACCAAAATCATACAGTGAACTTTGTAAAGCTACCATGGCAAATGTAATACTATTTAACAGGAGAAGAGGGGGAGAAATTTCAAAGATGACACTGAATGGCTTCCAGGAGAGAGACACTAGTACCCTGCACAAGGATGTTGCAATTGGACTGACAAAATTTGAACTTTACCTTTGTCAACACTTCAGTCGTGTAGAATTGAGGGGTAAACGAGGACGCAAGGTTGCAGTGCTACTTTCACCAGACATGGTGAATGCCATAACACGGCTGACAGAGAAAAGACAAGACTGTGGTGTTCTGGCAGAAAACATATTCCTGTTTGCCAGACCTCATTGTCTGACTCCCTACAGAGGACAGGACTGTTTGAGGATTTATGCGACTGAATGTGGGGCTGAAAACCCTGAACACCTACGTTCAACGCAGTTGCGCAAACATGTCGCAACTTTGTCTCAGATCTTAAACCTCAAGAATCACGAGTTAGACCAAGTTGCCAACTTCCTAGGTCATGATATTCGTGTTCATCGCGAATATTATAGACTTCCAGAGGCTACTACCCAGCTTGCCAAAATATCCAAACTACTGATTGCCATGGAGAAAGGGTCTCTCAAAAGCCTTCAAGGCAAAACACTTGAAGAGATTGAAATCGAAG ataaCCTACAGTTGACAGATTCAAGTGAAGAAAGTGAGGTCGGAGCGGAGCGTGAGGAGGTCGGAGCGGAGCGTGAGGAGGTCGGAGCGGAGCGTGAGGAGGTCGGAGCGGAGCGTGAGGAGGTCGGAGCGGAGCGTGAGGAGGTCGGAGCGGAGCGTGAGGAGGTCGGAGCGGAGCGTGAGGAGGTCGGAGCGGAGCGTGAGGAGGTCGGAGCGGAGCGTGAGGTCAATGAAGGAAATCTTGTATATCCACAGATTG ATTCTATAGATACTAGAATGATGAAGAAAGTTGTCAAGGAACCTCCAG cacaaaGTAAAAATGGAGCGGGTAAGGTCATTGAACCCAACAGAATACTAAACAAGGAGATGAAGCCAAGCAgtaagaagaaaacaaatgaacaatCTG cTTCTCTGGAAAATGCAAGGAGGGTCAAAAAGCATCCTTGGTCTCCCACGGAGGTTGCTGCGATAATGAATTATTTTGGCGAACAtatcaaaaaaggaaaactggcCACTATTATCGAATGCCAGCAATGCAAAACTGCAGAAGATCCTGCTCTGGCTGGTCGTTCTATTCAAAACATCAGAGATTTTGTGAGGAATCGGGGCGTGTcgttgaagaaaaaagaaaatcctatGTAG